The genomic stretch TGTTACAGGAACATGATTTGAACAATTCTCCGTGAATGTGAAGAATATTAGTAGAACCGGCTCTTTCATGCAAGTCATCAATATTTTGGGTAATGATCTGAACATCAAAATATTTTTCCAGCTCTGCCACTAATTGATGAGCTTCGTTAGGTTCTACTTCATGAAGCTGGCGTCTTCTCTGGTTGTAAAACTCCAATACCAAAGCTCTGTCTTTTCTCCATCCTTCCGGGCTGGCCACATCGGTTACATTATGGTTTTCCCAAAGGCCGTCTCCGTCCCTGAAGGTTTGTATTCCGCTTTCTGCACTGATTCCTGCTCCGCTTAATATGGTTAGTTTTTTCATTGGTTTTAAATTTTGTTGTGTACACTTTGTGTTGGCCACTAATGCATGAATATAATTGATTCTAAAAAGGAGAATTTAAAAGCTTTTTATAAATTTCTTCATTCTCTTCATCGAAACAGACAAAAATAACTTTCTCTATGATATCTGAGTGAAATTTTCTTACTTCATGAACAGCTATTTCTCCTGCCAGTTCTTTCGGAAATTTATAGATTCCTGTGCTGATATTAGGAAAAGCTATAGTTTTAACTCCAAGATTTTCTGCCAGTTGTAAAGAGTTCTTATAACAATCTGATAAAAGTTTTGAGCTTTTTTCTTCATTTCCATTCCAGACTGGTCCTACAGTATGAATAACATATTGTGCAGGAAGATTTCCTGCTGTTGTTACTACAGCTTCTCCTGTACTGCATTTCCCCTGTCTGTTTCTGATCGC from Chryseobacterium indologenes encodes the following:
- a CDS encoding SIR2 family NAD-dependent protein deacylase gives rise to the protein MKKLTILSGAGISAESGIQTFRDGDGLWENHNVTDVASPEGWRKDRALVLEFYNQRRRQLHEVEPNEAHQLVAELEKYFDVQIITQNIDDLHERAGSTNILHIHGELFKSCSCNNKRLIYDQKDDINIGDKAEDGAQLRPFIVWFGEDVPLYQDAREMVKDSDILVVIGTSLQVYPAAGLIHDIKDDCLLIVINPNETGFGYGQRAVVMKETATQGMKLLFDKLVNLA
- a CDS encoding O-acetyl-ADP-ribose deacetylase yields the protein MKIEIIKGDITKIQADAIVNAANSSLLGGGGVDGAIHRAGGPRILEECRAIRNRQGKCSTGEAVVTTAGNLPAQYVIHTVGPVWNGNEEKSSKLLSDCYKNSLQLAENLGVKTIAFPNISTGIYKFPKELAGEIAVHEVRKFHSDIIEKVIFVCFDEENEEIYKKLLNSPF